The following coding sequences lie in one Gloeocapsa sp. PCC 73106 genomic window:
- the ppsA gene encoding phosphoenolpyruvate synthase yields the protein MVTTINQETVTKTKEEAFVLWFEEVGIEDISLVGGKNASLGEMIRQLTPKGIKVPNGFATTAQAYRYFVEKAGLDRQLRELFADLDVEDLNNLRDHGKQARALMLNTPFPKELEAAIATAYFHLCRSYGEDPRTCQGLSPEEKLYCKQLSYDTDVAVRSSATAEDLPDASFAGQQETYLNVHGVSNVIDSCHRCFASIFTDRAISYRTAKGFDHFDIALSVGVQKMVRSDLASSGVMFSIDTETGFSNAVFITAAYGLGENIVQGAVNPDEFFVFKPTLQQGYRPILKKRLGGKEIKMIYDLGGGKQTKNVPVSESERGKYALSDDEVLLLAKWACVIEDHYSQVRGIYTPMDIEWAKDGETGEIYIVQARPETVQSQKSSNILKSYQLTESGTVLITGRAVGEMIGQGKARIILDVAKMGEFQAGEVLVTNKTDPDWEPIMKKASAIVTNQGGRTCHAAIIAREMGIPAIVGCHNATGVITTGEDITISCAEGEEGKVYWGLLSFEIQETFLDKLPQTRTQILMNVGNPDEAFSLASIPCDGVGLARLEFIIANHIRVHPLALLHFDQISDPLVKLEIAALTSLYSHKTDFFVDKLAQGVGTIAAAFYPSPVVVRMSDFKSNEYANLLGGKQFEPCEENPMIGWRGASRYYDERYRDAYGLECRAIKRVRDEMGLINVIPMIPFCRTPEEGRRVLREMAKHGLKKGENGLQVYMMCEIPSNVILASEFSTIFDGFSIGSNDLTQLILGLDRDSALVASSFDERNEAVKTMIQMVITKAKENQRKIGICGQAPSDYPEFARFLVEAGIDSISLNPDSVLKTRLEIAEVEIGF from the coding sequence ATGGTAACTACTATTAACCAAGAGACTGTAACGAAAACAAAAGAAGAAGCTTTTGTGCTCTGGTTTGAAGAAGTAGGAATAGAAGATATTTCTCTAGTAGGAGGGAAAAACGCCTCTCTCGGGGAAATGATTCGACAACTAACCCCAAAGGGTATCAAAGTACCTAATGGTTTTGCAACTACCGCTCAAGCATACCGCTACTTTGTGGAAAAAGCAGGATTAGACAGGCAATTGCGGGAGCTTTTTGCCGATTTAGACGTAGAAGATTTAAATAATCTCAGGGATCATGGGAAACAAGCCCGCGCTTTGATGCTTAACACCCCCTTTCCTAAAGAATTAGAAGCAGCGATCGCGACAGCTTATTTCCATCTTTGCAGAAGTTACGGCGAAGATCCCAGAACCTGTCAGGGGTTATCCCCAGAAGAAAAACTCTACTGCAAACAATTGAGTTACGACACAGATGTAGCAGTGCGATCGAGCGCCACAGCGGAAGACTTACCCGATGCTAGTTTTGCGGGACAACAAGAAACCTATCTCAACGTTCACGGTGTTAGCAACGTCATTGATTCTTGTCACCGGTGTTTTGCGTCTATTTTTACTGATAGAGCCATTTCCTACCGCACCGCCAAAGGCTTTGATCATTTTGACATCGCCTTATCCGTGGGAGTGCAGAAAATGGTACGCTCTGACTTAGCGAGTTCTGGAGTGATGTTTTCCATCGACACCGAAACGGGTTTTAGTAACGCTGTCTTTATTACTGCAGCTTATGGTTTAGGAGAGAACATAGTTCAAGGTGCAGTAAACCCCGATGAGTTCTTCGTCTTCAAACCCACTTTACAACAAGGATATCGCCCCATCTTAAAAAAACGCCTGGGGGGTAAAGAAATTAAGATGATTTATGACTTAGGTGGGGGTAAACAAACCAAAAACGTACCCGTATCGGAATCAGAACGTGGTAAATATGCCCTGAGTGACGACGAAGTTCTCTTACTAGCTAAATGGGCTTGCGTGATTGAGGATCACTATTCCCAAGTTCGCGGTATCTATACCCCTATGGATATTGAATGGGCAAAAGATGGCGAAACCGGTGAAATATATATAGTGCAAGCGCGTCCGGAGACGGTACAATCACAAAAATCTAGCAACATCCTCAAAAGTTATCAACTCACTGAAAGCGGTACAGTTTTGATTACGGGTAGAGCGGTGGGAGAAATGATTGGTCAGGGTAAAGCTCGGATAATTCTAGATGTAGCTAAAATGGGTGAATTTCAAGCCGGAGAGGTCTTAGTTACTAATAAAACCGACCCAGATTGGGAACCAATTATGAAAAAAGCCAGTGCGATCGTCACCAATCAAGGGGGAAGAACTTGTCACGCAGCGATCATCGCTAGAGAGATGGGTATTCCGGCGATCGTGGGTTGTCACAACGCTACGGGAGTAATTACCACGGGTGAGGATATCACTATTTCCTGCGCCGAAGGAGAAGAGGGCAAAGTTTACTGGGGTTTACTCTCTTTTGAGATCCAAGAGACTTTCTTGGACAAACTACCCCAAACCCGTACTCAAATTTTAATGAATGTAGGCAATCCCGATGAAGCTTTTAGTCTCGCTTCTATCCCCTGTGATGGAGTTGGTTTAGCGCGTTTAGAATTTATCATCGCTAATCATATTCGCGTTCATCCTTTAGCTTTGCTGCATTTTGACCAAATTTCTGATCCTTTGGTTAAGCTTGAAATCGCAGCTTTGACTAGTTTATATTCTCATAAAACCGATTTCTTCGTGGATAAATTAGCTCAGGGTGTTGGTACCATTGCTGCGGCGTTTTATCCTAGTCCGGTAGTGGTGAGAATGTCAGATTTTAAAAGCAATGAATACGCTAATTTACTTGGTGGTAAACAATTTGAACCTTGCGAAGAAAACCCGATGATCGGTTGGCGCGGTGCGTCACGTTACTACGACGAACGGTATCGAGATGCTTATGGCTTAGAATGTCGAGCTATTAAAAGAGTGCGGGATGAAATGGGCCTAATCAATGTAATTCCAATGATCCCTTTTTGTCGTACTCCAGAAGAAGGGCGTCGCGTTCTCAGGGAAATGGCAAAACACGGCTTGAAAAAAGGGGAAAACGGTTTACAAGTGTACATGATGTGCGAAATTCCCAGTAACGTGATTTTAGCTTCTGAGTTTAGTACGATTTTTGACGGTTTTTCCATCGGCTCTAACGACTTGACTCAGCTTATTTTGGGACTCGATCGCGATTCTGCTTTAGTTGCTTCTAGCTTCGATGAACGCAATGAGGCTGTTAAAACGATGATTCAAATGGTCATTACTAAAGCCAAGGAAAACCAACGCAAAATTGGCATTTGTGGACAAGCACCCAGTGATTATCCCGAGTTTGCTCGCTTTTTAGTCGAAGCAGGTATTGATTCCATTAGTTTAAATCCAGATTCAGTACTGAAAACACGTCTTGAAATTGCCGAGGTAGAGATCGGATTTTGA
- a CDS encoding glycosyltransferase family 2 protein: MFFSIVIPTYNRQPILAKCLQALEAQTLNSDYISGYEVIVVDDGSTDNTRAWLAWAKLPHVKLVTQEHNGPALARNLGVKTAQGDTIIFIDSDLVVTENFIESHAQALVKAQAKYGSDRVFTYGRVVNTANFEDPTTEPYKITDFSAAYFATGNVAIARKWLEQAGLFDPSFQLYGWEDLELGVRLKKLGLKLIKCPEAVGYHWHPPFSLDQIPSLIDKEKQRGRMGLLFYEKHPTLSVKMMIQMTWLHRLLWGLLTLGGRLNERTMSSFLRKLISRGQSQLALEIARIFLNWYNVQAVYEAYAEKKLNKK; this comes from the coding sequence ATGTTTTTTAGTATTGTTATTCCTACCTATAATCGTCAGCCGATTTTAGCTAAATGTTTACAAGCATTAGAAGCACAAACACTGAACAGTGATTACATCTCGGGCTACGAAGTGATTGTAGTAGATGATGGTTCTACAGATAATACTAGAGCTTGGTTAGCATGGGCAAAATTACCCCATGTTAAACTAGTTACTCAGGAGCACAATGGTCCGGCTTTGGCGCGCAATTTGGGCGTAAAAACAGCTCAAGGAGATACAATCATCTTTATTGATAGCGATTTGGTAGTGACAGAAAATTTTATTGAGTCTCACGCTCAAGCTTTAGTTAAAGCCCAAGCCAAATATGGGAGCGATCGCGTCTTTACCTACGGTAGGGTAGTCAATACAGCTAACTTTGAAGATCCTACCACCGAGCCTTATAAAATTACCGACTTTTCCGCTGCTTATTTTGCCACTGGAAACGTGGCGATCGCCCGCAAATGGCTTGAACAAGCAGGATTATTCGACCCCAGCTTTCAGCTTTACGGCTGGGAAGATTTAGAATTGGGTGTCCGTCTGAAAAAACTAGGGTTAAAATTGATTAAGTGTCCCGAAGCGGTGGGTTATCATTGGCATCCTCCTTTTAGTTTAGACCAGATCCCTAGTTTAATCGACAAGGAAAAACAAAGAGGACGCATGGGCTTGCTGTTTTACGAAAAACACCCGACTCTGTCAGTGAAAATGATGATTCAGATGACCTGGTTACATCGTCTACTTTGGGGATTGCTTACCCTCGGTGGTAGACTTAATGAAAGAACTATGAGCTCTTTTTTAAGAAAGTTAATTAGTCGGGGACAGTCTCAATTAGCTCTAGAAATTGCTCGTATCTTTCTAAACTGGTATAATGTCCAAGCGGTTTATGAAGCTTATGCAGAAAAAAAACTTAACAAAAAATAG
- the rpsN gene encoding 30S ribosomal protein S14 produces the protein MAKKSMIEREKKRRRLVEKYEAKRTELKEQFHAAESMGEKIEIHRQIQQLPRSSARNRLRNRCWVTGKPRGYYRDFGLCRNVLREWAHQGLLPGVVKSSW, from the coding sequence ATGGCTAAAAAATCAATGATCGAAAGAGAAAAAAAACGTCGTCGTCTCGTTGAAAAATATGAGGCAAAAAGAACTGAATTAAAAGAACAGTTTCATGCGGCGGAATCTATGGGAGAAAAAATCGAAATTCACCGTCAAATACAACAACTTCCCCGTAGCAGCGCCCGTAATCGCTTGCGCAATCGTTGCTGGGTAACGGGAAAACCAAGAGGCTATTACCGGGATTTCGGCTTGTGCCGTAACGTACTAAGAGAGTGGGCACACCAGGGATTACTTCCTGGGGTAGTCAAATCAAGTTGGTAG
- the hisB gene encoding imidazoleglycerol-phosphate dehydratase HisB: MSIEFRAVERIASVRRTTKETDIAVKLNLDGQGQCQVATGVPFLDHMLHQLASHGLIDLEIKATGDLEIDDHHTNEDVGITLGQALAQAVGDRRGIVRFGHFYAPLDEALVQVVLDFSGRPYLNYDLAIPTQRVGTYDTQLVREFFVAVVNHSQMTLHLRQIEGINSHHIIEATFKAFARALRMAIAIDPLRASQIPSSKGVL, from the coding sequence ATGTCCATAGAATTTAGAGCGGTAGAGAGGATCGCGTCGGTGAGACGCACGACAAAAGAGACGGATATAGCAGTAAAACTAAATCTAGATGGTCAAGGTCAATGTCAAGTAGCTACGGGGGTACCATTTTTAGATCATATGTTGCATCAACTAGCATCTCATGGTCTGATAGATTTGGAGATCAAAGCTACAGGAGATTTGGAAATAGATGATCATCATACCAACGAAGACGTAGGTATTACTTTAGGGCAAGCTCTAGCTCAAGCTGTAGGCGATCGCCGAGGTATCGTGAGATTTGGTCACTTTTATGCTCCCCTGGACGAAGCTTTAGTACAGGTAGTCTTGGATTTCTCCGGACGTCCCTATCTGAACTACGACTTAGCTATTCCTACTCAAAGAGTGGGAACTTACGATACTCAACTAGTCAGAGAGTTTTTCGTCGCTGTGGTTAATCATAGTCAGATGACTCTACATCTGCGACAAATAGAAGGGATTAATTCTCACCATATCATCGAGGCTACTTTTAAAGCCTTTGCTCGTGCTTTACGCATGGCTATAGCGATCGACCCTTTGCGCGCTAGTCAGATTCCTAGTTCTAAAGGAGTTCTGTGA
- a CDS encoding dephospho-CoA kinase: protein MFAIIGNCGSGKTTLAKKLSQSAQIPILDLDTIAWTQGSTPVRQPIDVVKIRLQKFCLSQSNWIVEGCYGDLIEIVLKWKPELIFLNPGEAVCLNKCLQVAIASMSELFVIPEKPEISLDKVLDEDWFPESSIS, encoded by the coding sequence ATGTTTGCAATTATAGGTAATTGTGGTTCTGGTAAAACAACTTTAGCCAAAAAATTATCCCAGTCGGCTCAGATACCTATTTTAGATCTTGATACTATTGCTTGGACACAAGGTAGTACTCCTGTGCGTCAACCGATTGATGTAGTTAAAATTCGATTGCAGAAATTTTGTCTGTCTCAGAGTAATTGGATCGTTGAGGGGTGTTATGGGGATTTAATCGAGATAGTACTTAAATGGAAACCTGAACTGATTTTTTTGAACCCGGGAGAAGCCGTCTGTCTAAATAAATGTCTGCAAGTGGCGATCGCTTCTATGTCAGAATTATTTGTTATTCCTGAAAAGCCAGAGATATCTCTAGATAAGGTCCTAGATGAAGACTGGTTTCCTGAAAGCTCGATTTCATGA
- a CDS encoding DNA phosphorothioation-associated putative methyltransferase: MSYQLEAIAACCQNSSIGKLLPTALYVHIAYLRELEPLLQDYEHTASSVDEQTKEATLVKFNTNQLKISYLFYPSFDLDPHPALQFSLIVDLVTRETQTRDYSQSANPPILHRKETFVGSNYHLYREFAHLTQCESALGLLDSSQSIGTKKEWEQIIKAHHLSFVGHNLVCLLQPRIDTAIERHRAAISRSNLSRPVRLALEANLFTPGATFFDYGCGYGEDSETIAALGYQSFGWDPYYRREQPLIKSDIVNLGYVINVIEDFQERRQALLQAWELTNQVLIVAAQVLIDDGKQGWLAYGDGIITQRHTFQKYYQQTELKSYIDQVLQVDAIAVDLGVFFVFKDSSQAEGFRASRFHRRIRTPGLSRVSKRYEDYQELLAPLMTFMTERGRLPVKGELSNESELKAELGTIRRAFKLISQVTDFEAWEAIAEQRRQDLLLYLALSSFGARPRFQQLSPIVREDIKALLGNYQEACLIANLMLVTVSDLQNLADLAAKTSVGTKSQHHLLIHISALDSLDLALRLYEGCASRNFGRLENANLIKFSWRQPQITYLYCPDFDEVAHPTVTNTMTVSLDKLEISYHEYQIEDNPPIIHQKDALVSHDYPNYAKFAKLTRQEQDWGLGTDLYRVSHLQDWLKCLTEKGITISGHSLRWRKDLEPYRLKLLRAQVQARRRQQK; the protein is encoded by the coding sequence ATGAGTTATCAATTAGAGGCGATCGCCGCCTGTTGCCAAAATAGTAGCATAGGTAAACTCTTACCCACAGCTCTCTACGTTCATATTGCTTACTTGAGAGAATTAGAACCCCTACTTCAAGACTATGAACACACCGCCAGTAGCGTTGACGAGCAGACAAAAGAGGCTACCCTGGTTAAATTTAACACTAATCAACTGAAAATTTCCTATTTGTTCTATCCCAGTTTTGATCTTGATCCCCATCCCGCGCTACAGTTTAGTCTCATTGTGGATTTAGTGACCCGAGAAACTCAAACTCGGGACTATAGTCAGAGCGCTAATCCTCCCATTTTGCATCGTAAAGAAACCTTCGTCGGAAGTAATTATCACCTTTATCGAGAATTCGCCCATTTAACTCAATGCGAGAGCGCTTTAGGGTTGCTGGATTCTTCCCAATCAATCGGTACTAAAAAAGAATGGGAACAGATCATTAAAGCTCATCATCTCAGTTTTGTAGGACATAACTTAGTTTGTTTGCTACAACCGAGAATAGATACAGCCATTGAACGTCATCGAGCAGCGATTTCACGTTCTAACCTCTCTCGTCCCGTGCGTTTAGCTTTAGAAGCCAATTTATTTACCCCCGGTGCTACTTTTTTCGATTATGGCTGTGGTTATGGGGAGGATTCTGAAACAATAGCCGCTTTGGGATATCAGAGTTTTGGTTGGGATCCTTATTATCGTAGGGAGCAACCCTTAATTAAAAGTGATATCGTTAATCTGGGTTATGTAATTAACGTTATCGAAGACTTTCAAGAGCGTCGTCAAGCTTTACTCCAAGCGTGGGAATTGACTAATCAAGTCCTGATCGTCGCTGCTCAAGTATTAATTGATGATGGTAAGCAGGGTTGGTTAGCTTACGGGGATGGGATCATTACCCAACGTCATACCTTTCAGAAGTACTATCAACAGACTGAACTCAAAAGCTACATCGATCAGGTACTGCAAGTGGACGCGATCGCCGTAGATTTGGGTGTTTTTTTTGTGTTCAAAGATTCTAGTCAAGCTGAGGGTTTTCGCGCTTCTCGTTTCCATAGACGTATCCGTACCCCCGGGTTAAGTCGCGTCAGTAAGCGTTATGAGGACTATCAAGAGTTATTAGCACCCCTAATGACTTTTATGACAGAAAGAGGTCGACTTCCCGTTAAAGGGGAATTGAGCAATGAATCTGAACTCAAAGCCGAATTAGGTACTATACGCAGAGCTTTTAAATTGATTTCTCAAGTTACCGATTTTGAAGCTTGGGAAGCGATCGCCGAACAACGTCGACAAGATTTACTCCTGTACTTAGCTTTAAGTAGTTTTGGTGCTCGTCCCAGATTTCAACAGCTATCTCCCATCGTTAGAGAAGATATTAAAGCTTTATTGGGTAATTATCAAGAAGCTTGTCTTATAGCCAATTTAATGCTCGTTACTGTTTCTGACCTACAAAATTTAGCTGATTTAGCTGCTAAAACTTCTGTGGGTACGAAATCTCAGCATCATCTCTTGATTCATATCAGTGCTTTAGATAGCTTAGATTTAGCTCTACGTCTCTACGAAGGCTGCGCTAGTCGTAATTTTGGTCGTCTCGAAAATGCTAACCTGATTAAATTTTCTTGGCGTCAACCTCAAATTACCTATCTCTATTGTCCAGATTTTGACGAAGTAGCCCACCCTACGGTAACCAATACCATGACTGTATCTCTAGATAAATTGGAAATTAGTTATCATGAGTACCAAATAGAGGATAATCCCCCGATTATTCATCAAAAAGACGCTCTGGTTAGTCATGACTACCCCAATTATGCTAAATTTGCTAAACTGACTCGTCAAGAACAAGACTGGGGTTTAGGAACTGACTTGTACCGTGTTAGTCATCTACAAGACTGGCTAAAATGTTTAACAGAAAAAGGCATTACTATCTCTGGTCATAGTTTACGCTGGCGCAAAGATTTAGAGCCCTATCGATTAAAATTGTTACGTGCTCAAGTACAAGCCAGAAGACGTCAACAAAAATGA